One Cucumis melo cultivar AY chromosome 8, USDA_Cmelo_AY_1.0, whole genome shotgun sequence genomic window, TGGGTGTTAAATTTAGACACTCGAATTTACAATagttataaaaattaaatctttaaataaacgaactataataatattattatggtaaaaaaaaaaaactaaagagAAACGACGAGATTCTGAAATGAAACATAGAGAATATTTTGGTATTATCTAAAAACGTATATACATAAAAAGGTAATAGTGAAAAATAATGGCACTCATGGAAAGGACAGAGAGAAAGAGATTGTCCCAAAATGGTAAGATTGAAAATGAGTGCACAATAATTGGCATTCAAATTATTCAAATTTTTCTTTCCTTAGACGACACTTCATTCTCATCTTCCCTCTTCTTGttcttcaattttaaatttctatATACAACTTTAACCAAATTGTTATGAATAACCAAAAAAAATCGAAAGTATCTAAAAacaatatagcaaaataaattttaattaactATAGAGCGTtcgtaaatagttttaatattttactttattttttttaaatgtccctAACTTTTATCCAGTTtgcatatattttttaatttaagattAGTGTAAATTTTGGAAACaataaaatttgattttgaatttttacttttaaaatgtaATACATACAAGTGATTgaaaaaacaacaaatataGTACATTATGTTATAAACtagttttttttgttaatataataaaaattatcgTAAAGAATAAAACTGTTGtaagtatttacaaaatacaataaaattttaaattatgttACTAATTGACTACATTTGATAATCTTCTATTTGTTTGatataaaatctaaacttttactatattttataaatatttaaaggtaaattatcaaaaatggcaaaatgaacaaattatttatattttatggcaagattaagtttaattaattttttgtcCTTTAGTGATTTTTTCTTCATAAAGTGAATAGTTtgtgtatatttttattattaaaagaaaccctattttaaatttattttggtatATTTCAAAATGCACgaaatagaaaaaattaatgtataatatattatataatattacaaaataaacAATGAGTATACAAAATTTTATCATTGTTGAAGGAGAAATTGCATTGGATGgcaaaaaaaaagtttagaaaaaacagtctatatcatttattttttgtctattgcaaatatgataaatataataaataagtaTACAGACGACTATCATAAGGATattcgttttcaaaattttctatttttacaaTTTAGTAAGATGTAATTATATCTGAGGTGGGGTATAcattatatttgaaaagaagaaaatgagatGATTAGAAAATATGGGGTTACGTGGAAGAAGTAGAGAAGTATTATTCTATTCTCTTTATGGAAAGCTTCCATAGATAGACCATTTGGATTTGTATTTAAACCCAACATACCCACTTCCATTTTCATCACCAAACCAACCAAGCTGCTACCTTTTAATTACTCTTCTATTATTATTCAAGAAAATGTCATTTTGGCCAAGGGAACAGCCAAGAGGAGGAAGGGCAGGACATGACCGCCATTCCCAAGACCAATGGGAACACCAAGAAGGAAGGGGAAGGCCAGAGCATGGCTTTCATTTCCAAATGCCAAACCCATGGGAACAACAACAACCCCACCCAACAACTCAAAGGGACCATGCCCCGGTTGCAGATCCTAAGAATAATGAGACTATTATGATTAAGATTCCGGCCGTGTCATGGAAAGAGCTGCAGTACCCGTCTGGGAAGCTCGGCGCCGTTCCTAAACGGCCCGAGGTTATTGATGAACAAAAACAGATGGAATATTTGAAAAAGATCTTGAGTTCTAAGGTGTACGATGTCACTTCTGAATCCCCATTGCACTTTGCACCTAATTTATCTAAAGGATTGGGAGTCAATATATGGCTCAAGAGGGAAGACACACACCCGGtaactaaaattaattatttaattaggcTCCGTTTATAactattttgttcttttttttcttctcttttttaaaaaattaaacgaaTAGACACCAATTTCATCTCCAACTTTCAAATTTGCATGCAGGTGTATTCGTTCAAGCTGAGAGGAGCTTATAACATGATGTCATCTCTTCCAAAAGAAGAATTAGAAAAAGGAGTTATTAGTGCTTCAACTGGGAATCATGCCCAAGGTGTTGCATTTGCTGCTTCTAAATTAAAAACTCAATCTCTCATTGTTATGCCTCGTTCAACCCCACCAAATAAGGTATATTGTTCATTATTagataatctttttttttttctgaattatatgacTCAGCTCTCGGGCGGATTTAGTTAAGCTTTAGGGACCTCGAACCCTCAACTTTTATGgcatttatataatatatattacaagCTTCCATAATATTAGAATTGCTAGTTATTGGTAAATCTATCTTTCAAGCCTCGTCTTCTATCTATCCTGGTTCAAGTTTTTacctttttttatataaattaagcCTCCCGTCAACAAGATATTTAGATCCGTCGCTGATTTTAGCTTGTTTTCTTATTATAACAACAGATTGAGGCAGTTAAGAATTTGGGAGGAAATGTTGTTTTGTTTGGAGATACTTTCGATGACGCACTTGAACATGCTAAACAGCTGAGTCAAGAACGCAACCTTAAAATAATAACTCCATTTGATGATGAAGATATCATTGTAGGCCAGGGAACAGTTGGGATGGAAATTGGACGTCAAATGAGGGAACCACTGGATGCAATTTTTGTCCCTGTTGGGGGTGGTGGTCTTCTCGCTGGTGTCGCTTCTTTTTACAAGCTGATTTATCCTGAAGTATGATTGAATCCTTCATCATTCCAAAcataccctatatatatatatatgttatatttTATGTCGTAATTAATTAAGATATTAAACATGTAATTAACATGATCATATATACAACAGGTAAAGATAATTGGGGTGGAGCCACATGATGCAAATTCAATGGCATCTGCATTATATAGTGATCAAATCGTACAAGTATTTGATATTGGAACTTTTGCTGATGGTGTGGATATTAAACGAGTTGGGGATGAGACTTTTCGAATTAGTAGAGAACTCGTGGATGGTATAGTTCTTGTTGATAAAAACGACATAGCTGCCGCAATCAAGGTTACATTATTTCATCATTTGTATTTCtaaaataatctaaaattttaagtttttggaTCCATAGGAAGGTAATTCAAATATTATGTTTGTTTTGTCGATATCATAACAGGAAGTGTTCGAGGACACAAAGAGCATGTTGGAACCTGCAGGAGCTCTTGCCGTTGCTGGAGCAAAAgcatattgtaaatataacaatatcAAAGGAGGAAATGTTGTTGCAATAACAAGTGGTGCAAATATGAACTTTGATCAATTAGGTAGCATTGCTGATAAAGTTGAATCTGAGGCTACCTTTGCAACTATACTCCCAGAGAAACCTGGAACCTTAAAATCGACATTATCTCACTTGGTAATTTGTCCATTATTCCAACGATCTTCTTTAAATACTTAATTGCTTTGATATACAGTTTTAATGTTGATCCTAATTAATTACAAGAAATGCATGTgatatatatagtttaatttaatcTGTAGGTGGGATCAAGAAACATTACAGAAATTAAGTACAGACATAACTCTGAAAAGGACGCTGTTGTGTTTTATAGGTAATAATTTTAAAGTTTTTGTGTTggttattaattaattttactcTCATTATTAtacttataataataattattattatttgtagtGTTTGGCTGAGTGACGTTTCAGAACTTGAAGATGTGAAGAAGCAGATAGAATCTTCAACATTTGAAACTTATGATCTCACAAATAATGAAGTATTCAAGAATCACCTGCGTTACATGGTAATTTTTGTCGAGAACAGCTGCAAATGTACCCATTACaatcaaaatataatatcagcaaatatagcaataatttcaaaaaattacaaatatgtACAATAGAATAATTCTATTAATCATAGaaatctatcactaataaatattatatttcaaATATTGGTCCATCGTTGATAGATGTCTATATTGTTGTATTTGCAATTTTCCTTGAAAATGTTGCTATACACACCCTTGActattattcataaaattgtTAATCTTTGTAATTTACCTTTCTTATTATTATCCTCTCCTCATACTGAGCTTTAAAATATGCTAGTTTAAAATATACACCATGATAATTTATGTCAGGTCGGAGGTAGATCAAATGTTCCAAATGAAGTTTTCTATCGTTTTACTCTACCAGAAAGGCCAGGAGCTCTGTCACAGTGCTTAGATGCTTTAAGTCCACGTTGGAACATTAGCTTAATTCACTATCGTAGACAGGtataaaaaaactaataattaaaGTGTTGATATGATTAAATTGATGAAGTAAATTTTGGTAAttgaaatataaaagatatatatatatatatatgtgtgttgtGTTTTGTGTAGGGTACAATAAGTGCAGATGTATTAGTTGGACTTCAGGTTCCTGATTCAGATATGGGTGAATTCAATGAAAGAGCTAAGAAGCTTGGGTTTGAGTATGTTGCTGTTGCTTATGATGATCCTGCATCCAAGCTCTTCACATACATTTAACTAAAACCAGTATCTCATATCATCATCATTCCTTGTGGTTCCTTCGATTATAACCTTTCATTTGGATGTATGAagtcatttaattaattatgtcattaatttcaatttgaattgTAGTTTTAATTTATCCCAAGGGAAGAGCATAGTGTGTGTGACAAAAAAATAAGCTCTTTCTCAGTTTGATCTTCTGATGGATAAATAAAAGGGGTGATGATGAGTTACTATATAATGTAATGCATTTGTACGGaaaagaatattaatatatatatctatatttatatgtaagctctctctctttctcttcattTATATATAAGAATTTTCTGGCTTAGTTTATGGTATAAACGAAACGTAACTACAAAAATTTAAAGGTTTCTCAATcatctatactatatatataggACCTACAGAGAGAAATTTATTCTTTCAATTTTGTCCCTTTTATTTTAGTAATTCTAACTATATGACATTAGTAgtaattttgtcaattttaaaaatatgtcaCCTCTACTTATAATCTCACTTAATAATATATAACGTTAGTGTCTTAAATCAGTTTACTCACACTTCCACTAATCTCACTTAACAATATGTTTTGCCTATAACATTTGAATGTTAAAAAATTTGattagaaattaatttttaggTATAGAGGGCCAAAAAAAAATCAGCGAATAGATCTTTCCATTCTATAAAACGTGTTTGTTTCCTTAAAAATAAGATCATTTTAACCGAGAATACAATATAGGAAAGAATTAAAAACATTGAGCTcgaataaataaaaagaaaaaacctttttgttagcattttttttctttaataacgATAGGAAAATCCAAACTTCCATAATCCTCAAAATTagtaataaaaattaatattggtaggagtataacttttttttcacattgcattcattacattaagtcaaagtaattaagtaattaaatatatattaggAAAAACTGTTTTTTTAATCCTCAAGTTTCGATAAATACGTGCTTTTAGTCcatgtattttaaaaattgacCTTTTTAGTCTTCAGATTTATAACAATAGACTTATTTGATCATCGAATTTtcaaaatgtatatttttagttCCTACGTTctaaaatatatgttttaagGTCTTAAAAGCattttgtgtttgattttttaaaaataataatatgatatttaaaattaaagaagaatATGTTACAGAGGGAAtgtgattttttgaaattatttttctaatttaattaaaatatcaaataattatttaaaataaaagtataaaattatTTGTGGGCATTTTAAACCTatctttaaaaattaaaaattaaaaaaaaaagaatctatTTGTATAATTTAGGAATTAAAAAGATCTATTTTTAAAACTCAAGAACCAAATACATATATTCATCAAAACTTAGGAACTAAAATATAGTGCATTGTCCTTTTCattagattttatcttttactGTCATCTAATTATATTACATAAAGACAAAAGTGAGATCATTTGACATATTAGTTACATGGATGGAAATTAAATTATAGTTAACAAAATAGCAtcaaagattttttatattagtTACATGAGGTGTGAATCTATCCAATTGTGGTTTTATAAGTAATGGTTTCtttatctaatttttttattaattaggtAACAGAAGTTAATCTTATATAGTTATATATGTATGATTATGCCATCAATATTCCACCCATACTATAGGCTCCATATTTACTTAATTACTAAAACTCAACATCAAACCAAACAGAAAGAGCTAAGTATTTTTCGCACTATGTTCTTTCTCTTGATAAATTTTCATTATTCatcaaatcaaaattaaaaggaaCCACGCAAAGGACGATATATAATAATTGTTTTACACTACTTGTGTTAGAAGCTTTGAAGCTGAATCATTAGCAACAACAACATAATCAAATCCAAGCTTTTCTAGCACTTTCATGGAATTCAGCCTCTTCTGATCCTTGAATCTGAAGCCCAACTAATACATCTGCAATAATTATCCCCTGCACGAAACACCAACATATTTGACACTTCAATTAGCAAATTAAACTATGTGATCATAActttagttatatatatatcgaTACTTTAACGATTAAGGTCATAATGTTATACATGTCGACAGTAGTGAATTATGCTAATGTTTCAACGTAGACCGAAAGCATATAGGAATTGTAATAGAGCTCCCGATCTTTGTGGGAGGATAAAACGATAGAAAACTTCGTTTGGAACGTTTGATCTGCCTCCCATCTACAAAACTTAAGTAAGTTAGAGAGACCAAATTTAATTAGACACTAAAACTTATAAGTCTAGAATGTTAATTAAATGCTCAAATATAATTTGATAGGCCACAAAAAAAAGGGTGaggaataataattaattaatcaccATGTAACGCAAGTGATCCTTGACAAGTTCATTCTTTGTGAGATCATAAGTTTCAAATGGTGAAGATTCTATCTTTTCCTTCACTTCTCCCAGCTCTGAAGCCACCTTCACCCCAACACTACCAATAAGAAACCACACAAACTTAATTATTATAAGGGTAATAGTAGCCACTAATAAGTTATAAGTATAACAAATAAATTCTGATCCTATTAGTGACAGAACTcgatctatatatatattattaatgaagTCCAATATTACAATTAATAACATAGCCTATCATATCACTTGTGTTGAATCTAAATTTTACataatgaaattaaaaatagtCAACAACAAACAAATCaaactttaaataattaatttagcTATAAAGATTGGAATAAAATGAGGAATTACCAAGTCAGAAAATGTTCTTAAGCCTTCCAGGTTTTTCAGGGAGTATAGTAGCAAAAGTAGCCTCAGTTTGATTACCAGAATCAGCATTATCAGCAATGCTACCAAATTGATCAAAGTTCATATTTGCACCACTTCTTACTGCCACAATGTTCACTccttttatattattatatttacaatatgcTTTGCTCCCGCAATTGAAACTGCCCCTGCTGGTTCCAATATGCTAGCTCCTTGTCTCCTCAAACATATCCTATTAATTATATGAACAAAACAACAcgtgttaatatatatatatttttttaaggaAACCGATGTCGAGGGATCAGTAGGGATCATTGGAGTTTAAACGTTATCGAACAAAATAGCATAAGATAAATGGAGAAAGGTAAAAACCTTTATGCCAGCGGCTATGGCGTCTTTATCAACAAGAACAATACCATCAATGAGTTCTCTACTAATTCGAAAATTTTCATCCCCAACTTGTTTAACAGCCACACCATCTGCAAAAGTTCCAACTGTTCCTAATTTTACTACTTGATCACTATGTAATGAAGATGCCATTGAATTTGCATCATTTGGCTCCACCCAAAATGATCTTTACCTGTGTATTAAAACACATACAAATATATCGAGTCTGTTTGGAATTAATGACTTCTCTAAATGTTTAATACAGACAGGAACAACTGAGCTTTTACCTCAGGAAAAACTAGCTTGTAAAATGAAGCAACACCGGCTAGAAGACCGCCACCCCCGACCGGGacaaaaattgcatgtaatgGACCTCTCATTTGACGTCCAATTTCCATTCCAACTGTTCCTTGACCTATAATGACATTTTCGTTATCGAAAGGAGGGATGATTGTAAGGTTACGTACTTTACTCAGTTGTTGAGCATATTCTTGCGCGTCATCAAAAGTATCTCCGTGCAAAACAACATTTCCACCTAAACTCCGAACTGCCTCTATCTGTAATGTTTTAAAATGTAAGGGAACAAATGTCTGTTTTTCTCTGACAGCTGCTTCAAACTTCGTGAACTAAATTTGTAACTTTTAAGtcgtaattaaaaaaaaagagtgtGACCTTAATTGGAGGAGTGGAACGAGGCATGACGATGACGGCCTCAGTTCTTAATCTTCCAGCAGCTAATGCAACCCCTTGTGCATGATTTCCAGCTGAAGCACAAATGACTCCGCTTTCTAATGCTTCTTTGGGAAGATTGGCCATCATGTTATAAGCTCCTCGAATCTTGAATGAGAACACCTAAAATTTATTCACCCAAATAGCGAAAACAAAAACATGTTAAAACCAGTCATAATTGGAATTCCCAAAAAGCGAAAACAAATACATGTTAAAACCAATCATAATTGTAATTTACAAATGTCGAGCTTGGTTAAGTGTTATTGACATGATTTCCTCCATCCTTAGAGATGGGAGTTTCAATCTTCCGCACAACGCGGTTGTGGTACTACAAAAAATCATAATTTACACACAATAGTTTCATTcactatttttcattttttgtttgaaCTGTTATCTCCCCATCTTTTCACACGGTGATAGCTGTGATTGTTCTTCGGTTTTGGAGTGTCGttgtaaataatttcttttGTATTCTTTAATAATTCTTTTAGTGTTATTTTTCTGCTTACTCATACGGTAGAAGTGTGACgtttttttccatatttgaaGGCATGTTATTTAACTTAGCTATGTAGTAGAATTGTCGTGTACTGTAAACAAAAGGAGTGggctttaaaaaatatagtcaTGGTGAAGGTTCATAGTTGAGCTAATGTTTTAAACGGTCAGTGTGCCGATCAACAGAAGATAATTCAAAAGTTAATCTGATTATATCAAGATGAATAGATGACCATTTATAGGAGGCTTGGTGGCATTTATGTTTGAGAACCAGGAGAGAATTGTGTAGGAAATACGAAGGAAATCTCTTATTGACCAATTAAACGGAAAAAAAATGTGCGTATAAGTGAGACAAAAAAactatcttttaaattttaaaaggcTATAACATGAAAACTTTTCAAGTAATCATTAAACTTATTAGTAATTACTCTCGGTCCGGGCACGTTAATACAAGATATTTAAAGTAATTCTGAAAGCAAAGTAATGAAGTTAatctatatttaaaatatataatactaAGACATGTAAAAGTGAATTTTAATTTAGTGagtaattaattagttaatattGTTTCCATATGATTTAATGTATATACTTACATATTGAGAGTCATCTCTCTTGAGCCATAGATTGATCCCTAATTGAGTGGACAACTTGCGAGTAAGTTCCAATGGAGATTCAATAGCGACATCATAGACTTTAGAAGacaatatatttttcaaatactTCATTTGCCTTCTTTCATCAATAACCTCCGGCCGTTTAGGAATGGCACCGAGCATCCCTGCCGGGTACTGCAAGTCCTTCCACGAGACCTCGGGAACCCCCGTAACGCTTGCAATCGAGCCATCAACAACGGCATTGGTCTTagtattattgt contains:
- the LOC103500851 gene encoding threonine dehydratase biosynthetic, chloroplastic-like, yielding MSFWPREQPRGGRAGHDRHSQDQWEHQEGRGRPEHGFHFQMPNPWEQQQPHPTTQRDHAPVADPKNNETIMIKIPAVSWKELQYPSGKLGAVPKRPEVIDEQKQMEYLKKILSSKVYDVTSESPLHFAPNLSKGLGVNIWLKREDTHPVYSFKLRGAYNMMSSLPKEELEKGVISASTGNHAQGVAFAASKLKTQSLIVMPRSTPPNKIEAVKNLGGNVVLFGDTFDDALEHAKQLSQERNLKIITPFDDEDIIVGQGTVGMEIGRQMREPLDAIFVPVGGGGLLAGVASFYKLIYPEVKIIGVEPHDANSMASALYSDQIVQVFDIGTFADGVDIKRVGDETFRISRELVDGIVLVDKNDIAAAIKEVFEDTKSMLEPAGALAVAGAKAYCKYNNIKGGNVVAITSGANMNFDQLGSIADKVESEATFATILPEKPGTLKSTLSHLVGSRNITEIKYRHNSEKDAVVFYSVWLSDVSELEDVKKQIESSTFETYDLTNNEVFKNHLRYMVGGRSNVPNEVFYRFTLPERPGALSQCLDALSPRWNISLIHYRRQGTISADVLVGLQVPDSDMGEFNERAKKLGFEYVAVAYDDPASKLFTYI